A genomic stretch from Ursus arctos isolate Adak ecotype North America unplaced genomic scaffold, UrsArc2.0 scaffold_21, whole genome shotgun sequence includes:
- the MAFF gene encoding transcription factor MafF isoform X3, producing MSVDPLSSKALKIKRELSENTPHLSDEALMGLSVRELNRHLRGLSAEEVTRLKQRRRTLKNRGYAASCRVKRVCQKEELQKQKSELEREVDKLARENAAMRLELDALRGKCEALQGFARSVAARGPAALVAPASVITIVKSAPGPGPGPGPASAPGPAPAACS from the exons ATGTCTGTGGATCCCTTATCCAGCAAAGCCCTGAAG ATCAAGCGTGAGCTGAGCGAGAACACGCCGCACCTGTCGGACGAGGCGCTGATGGGGCTGTCGGTGCGTGAGCTGAATCGGCACCTGCGCGGGCTCTCCGCAGAGGAGGTGACGCGGCTCAAGCAGCGACGCCGCACGCTCAAGAACCGAGGCTACGCGGCCAGCTGCCGCGTGAAGCGCGTGTGCCAGAAGGAGGAGCTGCAGAAGCAGAAGTCCGAGCTGGAGCGCGAGGTGGACAAGCTGGCGCGCGAGAACGCAGCCATGCGCCTGGAGCTCGACGCGCTGCGCGGCAAGTGCGAGGCGCTGCAGGGCTTCGCGCGCTCCGTGGCCGCTCGCGGGCCCGCGGCTCTCGTGGCGCCCGCCAGCGTCATCACCATCGTCAAGTCGGCCCCGGGGCCCGGCCCCGGGCCCGGCCCCGcctccgcccccggccccgcccccgcagccTGCTCCTAG
- the MAFF gene encoding transcription factor MafF isoform X2, with amino-acid sequence MNERNPVSAQRTPSANMSVDPLSSKALKIKRELSENTPHLSDEALMGLSVRELNRHLRGLSAEEVTRLKQRRRTLKNRGYAASCRVKRVCQKEELQKQKSELEREVDKLARENAAMRLELDALRGKCEALQGFARSVAARGPAALVAPASVITIVKSAPGPGPGPGPASAPGPAPAACS; translated from the exons GTCTCAGCCCAGAGGACACCTTCGGCAAACATGTCTGTGGATCCCTTATCCAGCAAAGCCCTGAAG ATCAAGCGTGAGCTGAGCGAGAACACGCCGCACCTGTCGGACGAGGCGCTGATGGGGCTGTCGGTGCGTGAGCTGAATCGGCACCTGCGCGGGCTCTCCGCAGAGGAGGTGACGCGGCTCAAGCAGCGACGCCGCACGCTCAAGAACCGAGGCTACGCGGCCAGCTGCCGCGTGAAGCGCGTGTGCCAGAAGGAGGAGCTGCAGAAGCAGAAGTCCGAGCTGGAGCGCGAGGTGGACAAGCTGGCGCGCGAGAACGCAGCCATGCGCCTGGAGCTCGACGCGCTGCGCGGCAAGTGCGAGGCGCTGCAGGGCTTCGCGCGCTCCGTGGCCGCTCGCGGGCCCGCGGCTCTCGTGGCGCCCGCCAGCGTCATCACCATCGTCAAGTCGGCCCCGGGGCCCGGCCCCGGGCCCGGCCCCGcctccgcccccggccccgcccccgcagccTGCTCCTAG
- the MAFF gene encoding transcription factor MafF isoform X1: MRSIARWISGHRASPRLRSSPPVPPCGDYQVSAQRTPSANMSVDPLSSKALKIKRELSENTPHLSDEALMGLSVRELNRHLRGLSAEEVTRLKQRRRTLKNRGYAASCRVKRVCQKEELQKQKSELEREVDKLARENAAMRLELDALRGKCEALQGFARSVAARGPAALVAPASVITIVKSAPGPGPGPGPASAPGPAPAACS; this comes from the exons ATGAGGTCAATCGCACGCTGGATCTCAGGCCACAGGGCATCTCCCCGCCTTCGCTCCTCACCACCAGTGCCTCCCTGTGGGGATTATCAG GTCTCAGCCCAGAGGACACCTTCGGCAAACATGTCTGTGGATCCCTTATCCAGCAAAGCCCTGAAG ATCAAGCGTGAGCTGAGCGAGAACACGCCGCACCTGTCGGACGAGGCGCTGATGGGGCTGTCGGTGCGTGAGCTGAATCGGCACCTGCGCGGGCTCTCCGCAGAGGAGGTGACGCGGCTCAAGCAGCGACGCCGCACGCTCAAGAACCGAGGCTACGCGGCCAGCTGCCGCGTGAAGCGCGTGTGCCAGAAGGAGGAGCTGCAGAAGCAGAAGTCCGAGCTGGAGCGCGAGGTGGACAAGCTGGCGCGCGAGAACGCAGCCATGCGCCTGGAGCTCGACGCGCTGCGCGGCAAGTGCGAGGCGCTGCAGGGCTTCGCGCGCTCCGTGGCCGCTCGCGGGCCCGCGGCTCTCGTGGCGCCCGCCAGCGTCATCACCATCGTCAAGTCGGCCCCGGGGCCCGGCCCCGGGCCCGGCCCCGcctccgcccccggccccgcccccgcagccTGCTCCTAG